Within Manduca sexta isolate Smith_Timp_Sample1 unplaced genomic scaffold, JHU_Msex_v1.0 HiC_scaffold_1841, whole genome shotgun sequence, the genomic segment TGCCGCTAACGCCTGTACATAAACGAACATAGCAATAACTTAAGTCACAGTGTAGATAGGTAATGAAAATACAGCAATAAATCAAACTAATGGGCACCTTTAGTTCGGCGCCAAAAAGGTGGGTAGCGAAACCGAATTCGCAAGTGGCGGAGTCGAAGGCGGCAAGCAGATCATCTGGGACCGCGTCACGGTTGGCCTCGAGGAAGTCGGCCGCATCGTAGGTGACCTCGGCCGCGTAGTGCCGCACGGCGAAGcggcgcgcgtgcggcggccGCGCGTCGGCGAGGCGCGGGTGCGCGCGGTGAGCGGCGCGCACGCGCGACACGTACTGCTCCGCCGACCCGCCCGCAGCACACTCCGCGTCTAGCGCCGCCAGCAGCCCGCCGCGCAGCGACGACACCAGGTCGATGCACGGCACGTTGTCCACGTACTCCACCTCCAGCGGACACGCCACGCCCTCCTCGCGGCATGACTCCGCCGCCGATTTGAACACGTGCGTGTTGTAGAAGTGCTGCATGGTCTCCGCACAAAGGTTTGCACACAGGTGCTCCAGACGGCTAGGCGCTGCGTCTTCGAACCCGAACATGTCCAGGATGCCTACAAACCCATCGGTGGCGTGACGTACAGCGTCGTTGAGGGCCGCCATCGAGCGCGCCCCCGCCCGCGCGGCTCGGGCGGCCCCCGCGGACAGAGCGCGTCGGGCCGCCTCCGGACCATGCACGGACTCGTTCGAGTCCGACGAGAGCGTTCCCAACGTTGAGCCTAGTCGTTTCAGTGAGTTAGCCCGGCGCACGATGGTAGCGACTGTACGGCAGTACAATGCCTTCGCCAAGGAGTCgcgcgcggcgctggcggcggccGGCGTGGCGGCAGCGCGCGGGCCCCGCGCCGTGCCGGTGCCCAGCGAGCGCCGCGGCGGGGCGCGAGTGGCCAGGCCGCGGAGCAGCGCCGGAGCGGCGACACCgagcagcgcggcggcggcggccagCTCGGCCTCGCCGCCTGGTTCGGCGCCGCCCTCGGTATTTTCGATGAACTGCACGTTGCCGAGCAGCAGCACGGCGGCGAGCACGCGCACTACGTCCAGGAATGGGATGCCGAGGATCACGAGACAGGTCTTCCACGCGTGAAACCGCGCCGCGTCCTCCGGCTCCGCGCGACGTTGGTGCGGAGATGCCAGGTACCTATTGGCCATGCGATACACAACGATTTATGGTATTTACACTACAAGGTATAATGATCTTTATTAGTTGGTACTTTAAATATACCTCAAATCTTGGGGACCGTATCCCTCAAGGTGAAGCTGGGCGCGTTCGTCAGGGGTGAGGCCGGCCAGCATCTGGTAGAAGATGTGGTAGTTGCGCTCGCCAGGCGGCGGCCGCACAACGCGGGTCTGGTCTAAGAAGTAGCAGTGAATCTTGGTACGGTACAATGCGCCGTCGGTCACCTGCACCTCGATGAAGTGACCCTGGTGGTCACAAAGTGTAATATCAATAAACGCTGATAATACTATGGAATGAGGTGTCAGAAGTCGAGTTACGAGTTATGAATGTGTATTGTACGAGTATAATATGACTTACAATGCGACTGGAGTGTGAGTTGGCGGGCGTGGCAGCGGTGCCGAGGGCGCGCAGCACGGTGAAGGCGGCGGCAAGATGCTTGAACGCATCTGTCTCGGGCCCGCCGCCCGCCACGTCGAACAGCCGCCGCAGCAGCACCATCGACGCGTGCGTCTTGCCCGACCCCGACACTCCCGACAAGATGATGGCCTGCCAATCACAAAACCACTTAACATTGAACTCGAATCGGTCGTCGCCGGACTCAATCTGCTTCAAGCCTCATCAACAACACCAAAAAATGTACAGAAATGTGTCTAAAAAAATGtgctttaaggcgatacctcaaggtccattttcatacattttgtttcacctttaatctgggtaactaaacaagtattggcaagtaaagaatttaaattcacgtctagttagtgattagttctcgcagttgaaagaaaaacgtaaaaataattaataatcatggatatttcggcctttaaaatttaatatgacgaaattttaaaattgataattgaattgaaaattga encodes:
- the LOC115451355 gene encoding LOW QUALITY PROTEIN: unconventional myosin-IXb (The sequence of the model RefSeq protein was modified relative to this genomic sequence to represent the inferred CDS: deleted 2 bases in 2 codons); protein product: AIILSGVSGSGKTHASMVLLRRLFDVAGGGPETDAFKHLAAAFTVLRALGTAATPANSHSSRIGHFIEVQVTDGALYRTKIHCYFLDQTRVVRPPPGERNYHIFYQMLAGLTPDERAQLHLEGYGPQDLRYLASPHQRRAEPEDAARFHAWKTCLVILGIPFLDVVRVLAAVLLLGNVQFIENTEGGAEPGGEAELAAAAALLGVAAPALLRGLATRAPPRRSLGTGTARGPRAAATPAAASAARDSLAKALYCRTVATIVRRANSLKRLGSTLGTLSSDSNESVHGPEAARRALSAGAARAARAGARSMAALNDAVRHATDGFVGILDMFGFEDAAPSRLEHLCANLCAETMQHFYNTHVFKSAAESCREEGVACPLEVEYVDNVPCIDLVSSLRGGLLAALDAECAAGGSAEQYVSRVRAAHRAHPRLADARPPHARRFAVRHYAAEVTYDAADFLEANRDAVPDDLLAAFDSATCEFGFATHLFGAELKALAAQGGAANPAAVSSRASPTVAAEGGSTLTQDFHTRLDNLLRTLVHARPHFVRCLRANATETPMLFERATVARQVRALQILETTQLMASGYPHRMRFRAFSARYRALWGRGARGERGDRGERAERGERGERAEREGGAECARVLRSVQAAAACSAPASPAAVRWALGKRHVFLSEGMRQVLERMRRARRQAAAECIQATWRRHRARPRPPPAPPAPAAPARPRPAPIAGTPPPEPPDKCDPALVKRTCSLFGLDLERPPPLPAPRAYVVSGGVKVRYPQQRTARADWADEAGARLRAGDHVLVLGAARSGSGHLAVQLCGRTVQVPHAVLSPPRAAVAARRHPPPPAPPPPLA